A segment of the Streptomyces sp. NBC_00376 genome:
TTGCGGACGAGGGCCTCGAGTCGGTCGAGGGCCATGACGGCGAGGTTGGCCAGGCTGCGTTTGACGTGCGCCCATACCCACTCGACGGGGTTGAGGTCGGGCGAGTAGGCGGGCAGCAGGAACACCGTCAGCCAGGCTCGCTCGGCGATCAACTCGCGCATGGCGTGGGAGACGTGGGTGTTCAGGCGGTCCCAGACCAGCACGATCGGCGCCTTGACGAGCTGGTGCACGCCGTCGACCAGAGCGATGAAGTCGCGCTCGCTCATGCTGCGGCGCTTGCCCTTGCCCGAGGGGTGGGTGCGCAGGCGGTGGCACAGCCGGGTCCGTGAGCCGGGCCGCATCGCAATCAGCCCGGCCACCGACAGCCGCCCCGAGCGGCGTCCGCTCACCGTCACGACCGGGGTGTGTCCGCGTCGTCCCCAGGTCCGGCCTCGGGGCGGTCGGCGGGTGAAGCCTGCTTCGTCCTCGAAGCAGATGTAGCCCCCGCAGGCCGCCCGGGCCCTTTTACCTCCGCCCAGGTCGCCTCCTTCCATGCGGTGACGGCCTGCTCGTCCCGCTCGGCCACCCTGCGCGCGGGGACCTGCGGGCTGAAGCCGAGCCGGTGCATCAGCCTCGTGGCGCCCGAGACGCTGTACGAGACGTGGAACTTCCGCCCGATCAGCATGGCCACCCTCGCCGCGGTCCACACCTGGTCCTCCACCCAGCCGTGCGCGGCCGGACCCTGCTCCAGATACGCGGCGAGCTTCTCCAAGCAGCGCGGAGACAGCCGGCACCGCGACCCACTCGGACCGCGTGACGACAGCGCCCCGACCCCGCCCTCGCGCCACAACTGGTGCCACTGATAAGCCGACTTCAGACTCACCCGCAGACGCCGTGCCACTTCCGGTGGCTTGACCTCCTGCTCGAACAGCTCGGCCGCCTGCATCCGCACCGACTCCCGACGCACCCGTCCCGCAACGGTCAGCCCGCCCCCATCCGAATACCTCACACACCATCGAATACAGCCACCACACCAAGCCTGTCAGGGACTTCGGGAAAGTTCACCCTGACGAGCCGAA
Coding sequences within it:
- a CDS encoding IS630 family transposase (programmed frameshift); the protein is MRYSDGGGLTVAGRVRRESVRMQAAELFEQEVKPPEVARRLRVSLKSAYQWHQLWREGGVGALSSRGPSGSRCRLSPRCLEKLAAYLEQGPAAHGWVEDQVWTAARVAMLIGRKFHVSYSVSGATRLMHRLGFSPQVPARRVAERDEQAVTAWKEATWAEVKGPGRPGGGYICFEDEAGFTRRPPRGRTWGRRGHTPVVTVSGRRSGRLSVAGLIAMRPGSRTRLCHRLRTHPSGKGKRRSMSERDFIALVDGVHQLVKAPIVLVWDRLNTHVSHAMRELIAERAWLTVFLLPAYSPDLNPVEWVWAHVKRSLANLAVMALDRLEALVRNRLKRLQYRPDTLDGFIAGTGLTLDTLTSP